The following proteins come from a genomic window of Notamacropus eugenii isolate mMacEug1 chromosome X, mMacEug1.pri_v2, whole genome shotgun sequence:
- the LOC140515394 gene encoding uncharacterized protein gives MALSASKRETAQELPEEDPGLIFHGPTMRLGHCIKVMVEGKEVKYLVRYPRGTWDSPATGTHPRCSKPRKAHRSLGPGSAEEPESVAPSAKAKRSTSRTDPSTRTSTSTRTSTSTSTSTSTSQAGTSTRTSTRTSTSISTSTSTRTSTSQADTSTSNSTSTSTSTSQAGPSTSTSQAGHSSSSSSSTTTSTSQAGPSTSTSTSTSQAGPSTSTISSSLGGAMAHEAPCGRSQSSAPIPQGVGGASTSGPLSSPPEEAPQEPLGGWEYEWIPQNRVLRYSQEQLNQDRNKAVRLSAARKEQEQAALRGRRSRTSRGRSHHDPGEGSTSGRMPPPPPKRSRSERVRRESGSRGASCQAAAEDPQQDATPRRCEVQVDPPMSLRPMLILDWDMVTLRKMLCNLPAKVSADAILYEYASFPLKHRTRDQSCAVWGLVAVLKEYFNVLLSPQLLYDFERPQYDELVVSYPSSQMCELYGGIHLLRLFEHLGPMLTCTALDDSSMNLLLSHLQDFLDYLAHNSSLLFFDTSDY, from the coding sequence ATGGCGCTTTCCGCATCCAAGAGGGAGACAGCCCAGGAGCTCCCAGAAGAGGATCCGGGGCTGATCTTCCATGGCCCCACCATGCGCCTGGGCCACTGTATCAAAGTGATGGTGGAAGGCAAGGAAGTGAAATACCTGGTACGGTACCCACGTGGGACCTGGGACAGCCCAGCGACTGGGACCCACCCCCGCTGTTCCAAGCCCCGGAAGGCCCACCGTTCCCTTGGCCCGGGCTCAGCCGAGGAGCCTGAGTCAGTAGCGCCTAGTGCCAAGGCCAAGCGCAGCACCAGCAGAACAGACCCCAGCACCAggaccagcaccagcaccaggacTAGCActagcaccagcaccagcaccagcaccagccaaGCAGGCACCAGCACCCGGACCAGCACCCGGACCAGCACAAGCATCAGTACCAGCACAAGCACCAGGACCAGCACCAGCCAAGCAGATACCAGCACCAGTAACAGCAcaagcaccagcaccagcaccagccaaGCAGGCCCCAGCACCAGCACTAGCCAAGcaggccacagcagcagcagcagcagcagcaccactaCCAGCACCAGCCAAGCAggccccagcaccagcaccagcaccagcaccagccaaGCAGGCCCTAGCACCAGCACCATCAGCAGCTCCCTAGGGGGCGCCATGGCTCACGAGGCCCCCTGTGGGAGAAGTCAGAGCAGTGCGCCCATTCCCCAGGGAGTGGGGGGAGCCAGCACCAGTGGCCCACTATCCTCCCCTCCAGAAGAAGCCCCCCAAGAGCCGCTGGGCGGCTGGGAGTACGAGTGGATCCCCCAGAATCGGGTGCTCCGCTACTCTCAGGAGCAGTTGAACCAGGATAGGAACAAAGCTGTCCGCTTGTCAGCTGCCAGGAAAGAGCAGGAACAGGCTGCCCTCAGGGGCAGACGCTCCCGCACCAGTCGTGGTCGCAGCCACCACGACCCAGGTGAAGGGAGCACCTCTGGAAGGATGCCACCACCACCGCCCAAGCGAAGCCGCTCTGAAAGGGTGCGACGAGAGTCCGGATCACGGGGAGCAAGCTGCCAAGCTGCTGCTGAGGATCCCCAACAGGATGCCACCCCACGCAGATGTGAAGTCCAGGTCGACCCGCCCATGTCCCTGAGACCCATGCTCATTCTAGACTGGGACATGGTGACCCTCAGGAAGATGCTCTGCAACCTGCCAGCCAAGGTCAGCGCCGATGCCATCCTCTATGAATATGCCAGCTTCCCTCTGAAGCACCGCACCAGAGATCAAAGCTGCGCTGTCTGGGGCCTGGTGGCTGTGCTCAAGGAATACTTTAATGTACTCCTAAGCCCCCAGCTGCTTTATGATTTCGAGAGGCCACAGTATGATGAACTGGTGGTCAGCTACCCCTCAAGCCAGATGTGTGAGCTCTATGGAGGTATCCACCTGTTGCGCCTCTTTGAGCATCTGGGCCCAATGCTCACCTGCACTGCTCTGGATGACAGCAGTATGAATTTGCTGCTGAGCCATTTGCAAGATTTCCTAGATTATCTGGCCCACAACTCTTCTCTGCTGTTTTTTGATACCAGCGACTACTAG